One stretch of Streptomyces agglomeratus DNA includes these proteins:
- a CDS encoding aspartate kinase, with amino-acid sequence MGLVVQKYGGSSVADAEGIKRVAKRIVDAKKNGHQVVVVVSAMGDTTDELIDLAEQVSPIPAGREFDMLLTAGERISMALLAMAIKNLGHEAQSFTGSQAGVITDSVHNKARIIDVTPGRIRTALDEGNIAIVAGFQGVSQDKKDITTLGRGGSDTTAVALAAALDAEVCEIYTDVDGVFTADPRVVKKARKIDWISFEDMLELAASGSKVLLHRCVEYARRYNIPIHVRSSFSGLRGTWVSNEPQGDQQVEHAIISGVAHDVSEAKVTVVGVPDKPGEAAAIFRSIADAEINIDMVVQNVSAASTGLTDISFTLPKTEGRKAIDALEKTRSAIGFDSLRYDDQIGKISLVGAGMKTNPGVTAGFFEALADAGVNIELISTSEIRISVVTRADDVNEAVRAVHSAFGLDSDSDEAVVYGGTGR; translated from the coding sequence GTGGGCCTTGTCGTGCAGAAGTACGGAGGCTCCTCCGTTGCCGATGCCGAAGGCATCAAGCGGGTCGCCAAGCGAATCGTCGATGCCAAGAAGAACGGCCACCAGGTCGTTGTCGTGGTTTCGGCGATGGGCGACACGACGGACGAGTTGATCGATCTCGCCGAGCAGGTATCCCCGATCCCTGCCGGCCGTGAATTCGACATGCTGCTGACAGCGGGTGAGCGCATCTCCATGGCCCTGCTGGCCATGGCGATCAAAAACCTGGGCCACGAGGCCCAGTCGTTCACGGGCAGCCAGGCAGGTGTCATCACCGACTCGGTCCACAACAAAGCGCGCATCATCGATGTCACGCCGGGCCGGATCCGCACCGCCCTCGACGAGGGCAACATCGCCATCGTCGCAGGCTTCCAGGGTGTGTCCCAGGACAAGAAGGACATCACCACCCTCGGCCGGGGCGGGTCGGACACGACCGCGGTCGCCCTCGCGGCAGCGCTGGACGCCGAGGTCTGTGAGATCTACACCGATGTGGACGGTGTCTTCACCGCCGACCCCCGGGTCGTGAAGAAGGCCCGGAAGATCGACTGGATCTCCTTCGAGGACATGCTGGAGCTCGCAGCCTCCGGCTCCAAGGTGCTGCTGCACCGGTGCGTGGAGTACGCACGCCGATACAACATCCCGATCCACGTCCGCTCGTCCTTCTCCGGACTGCGCGGCACCTGGGTCAGCAACGAGCCGCAAGGGGACCAGCAGGTGGAGCACGCCATCATCTCCGGAGTCGCCCACGACGTCTCCGAAGCCAAGGTCACCGTCGTCGGTGTGCCGGACAAGCCGGGCGAGGCCGCGGCGATCTTCCGGTCCATCGCGGACGCCGAGATCAACATCGACATGGTCGTGCAGAACGTCTCGGCCGCGTCGACGGGTCTCACCGACATCTCCTTCACCCTTCCCAAGACCGAGGGCCGCAAGGCCATCGACGCCCTGGAGAAGACGCGGAGCGCCATCGGGTTCGACTCGCTCCGTTACGACGACCAGATCGGCAAGATCTCCCTGGTCGGCGCCGGTATGAAGACCAACCCGGGTGTGACGGCCGGCTTCTTCGAGGCGCTGGCCGACGCGGGTGTGAACATCGAGCTGATCTCGACGTCCGAGATCCGCATCTCGGTCGTCACCCGCGCCGACGACGTCAACGAGGCCGTGCGCGCCGTGCACTCGGCGTTCGGCCTCGACAGTGACTCCGACGAGGCGGTCGTCTACGGCGGCACCGGAAGGTGA
- a CDS encoding prolyl oligopeptidase family serine peptidase, with product MTEKTGSTAHDMPLAMPDWEKRFRAPRVSLPEWAEEAPDRALFVSNATGTYELYAWDRATGAQRQVTDRPNGTTDGVLTPDGESVWWFSDTDGDEFGVWMRQPFTGGEDEPAAPGLQPSYPAGLALGRDGTAVVGRSTDEDGSTVHVVRPGAGPVEIYRHRESAGVGDLSRDGTLIAIEHTEHGDAMHSALRVLRLDGSAVADLDDTRGGEAGLGLAVLGFAPVAGDTRLLVRHQRRGRWEPMVWDVASGEETELGIELPGDVSAEWCPDGSALLVAHSFEARSELWRYDLASRQLVAVPTPAGTVSGATARPDGSVEYLWSSAAEPPVVRSTFGRVVLDPPGMKAPASVPVEDAWVEGPGGRIHALVQRPASGEGPFPTVFEIHGGPTWHDSDAFAAGPAAWVDHGYAVVRVNYRGSTGYGREWTDALKHRIGLIELEDIAAVREWAVSSGLADPSKLVLAGGSWGGYLTLLGLGTQPDAWAVGLAAVPVADYVTAYHDEMEALKAMDRTLLGGTPEEVPERFEASSPLTYVDAVRAPVYISAGVNDPRCPIRQVENYVDRLEARGAAYEVYRYDAGHGSLVVEERIKQVRLEIDFAARYLEAAASRPGM from the coding sequence CCGAGTGGGCCGAAGAGGCGCCGGACCGCGCGCTGTTCGTGTCCAATGCGACGGGGACGTACGAGCTGTACGCCTGGGACCGGGCGACCGGGGCCCAGCGGCAGGTCACCGACCGGCCGAACGGCACCACGGACGGGGTGCTGACGCCCGACGGCGAGTCGGTCTGGTGGTTCAGCGACACGGACGGGGACGAGTTCGGCGTCTGGATGCGGCAGCCCTTCACGGGCGGCGAGGACGAGCCCGCCGCTCCGGGCCTCCAGCCGTCGTACCCGGCCGGGCTCGCGCTCGGGCGGGACGGGACGGCGGTCGTGGGGCGTTCGACCGACGAGGACGGATCCACGGTGCATGTCGTACGCCCCGGCGCCGGGCCCGTCGAGATCTACCGGCACCGGGAGTCGGCGGGGGTGGGGGATCTGTCGCGCGACGGAACGCTGATCGCGATCGAGCACACCGAGCACGGCGACGCCATGCACTCCGCCCTGCGGGTGCTGCGGCTGGACGGCAGCGCCGTGGCCGACCTCGACGACACCCGGGGCGGCGAGGCAGGGCTGGGGCTCGCGGTGCTCGGTTTCGCGCCGGTCGCCGGTGACACCCGGCTGCTCGTCCGGCACCAGCGGCGGGGGCGCTGGGAGCCGATGGTGTGGGACGTGGCGTCGGGCGAGGAGACGGAGCTCGGGATCGAGCTGCCCGGTGACGTGTCCGCCGAGTGGTGTCCGGACGGGTCCGCGCTGCTCGTCGCGCACAGCTTCGAGGCGCGCAGCGAACTGTGGCGGTACGACCTCGCCTCGCGGCAGCTCGTGGCGGTGCCGACACCCGCCGGGACGGTGTCGGGCGCCACGGCCCGGCCCGACGGGTCGGTGGAGTACCTCTGGTCCTCGGCGGCCGAGCCGCCGGTGGTGCGGTCGACGTTCGGGCGAGTCGTGCTCGACCCGCCCGGGATGAAGGCCCCGGCCTCGGTTCCGGTGGAGGACGCGTGGGTGGAGGGGCCCGGCGGGCGCATCCACGCGCTCGTGCAGCGGCCGGCCTCGGGCGAGGGGCCGTTCCCCACGGTCTTCGAGATCCACGGTGGGCCGACCTGGCACGACAGCGACGCGTTCGCCGCCGGACCGGCGGCGTGGGTCGACCACGGCTATGCCGTGGTGCGGGTCAATTACCGCGGCTCCACCGGGTACGGACGCGAGTGGACGGACGCGCTCAAGCACCGGATCGGGCTGATCGAGCTGGAGGACATCGCCGCGGTGCGCGAGTGGGCCGTCTCCTCCGGGCTCGCGGACCCGTCGAAGCTGGTGCTGGCGGGCGGCTCGTGGGGCGGGTACCTGACCCTGCTCGGGCTCGGTACGCAGCCGGACGCGTGGGCGGTGGGGCTGGCGGCCGTGCCGGTCGCCGACTACGTGACGGCGTACCACGACGAGATGGAGGCCCTGAAAGCCATGGACCGCACGCTGCTCGGCGGTACACCGGAGGAGGTGCCGGAGCGCTTCGAGGCGTCCTCGCCGCTGACGTACGTCGACGCGGTGCGCGCCCCGGTCTACATCTCGGCGGGCGTCAACGATCCGCGCTGCCCGATCCGCCAGGTCGAGAACTACGTGGACCGGCTGGAGGCCCGGGGGGCGGCGTACGAGGTGTACCGGTACGACGCCGGGCACGGGTCGCTGGTGGTGGAGGAGCGGATCAAGCAGGTCCGGCTGGAGATCGACTTCGCCGCGCGGTATCTGGAGGCTGCCGCGAGCCGACCCGGAATGTGA
- the recR gene encoding recombination mediator RecR, with product MYEGVVQDLIDELGRLPGVGPKSAQRIAFHILQAEPTDVRRLAHALLEVKDKVRFCAVCGNVAQEERCGICRDPRRDPAVICVVEEPKDVVAVERTREFRGRYHVLGGAISPIEGVGPDDLRIRELLARLADGAVTELILATDPNLEGEATATYLARMIKPMGLRVTRLASGLPVGGDLEYADEVTLGRAFEGRRLLDV from the coding sequence TTGTACGAAGGCGTGGTCCAGGACCTCATCGACGAGTTGGGCAGGCTGCCCGGCGTCGGTCCCAAGAGCGCGCAGCGGATCGCCTTCCACATCCTCCAGGCCGAGCCGACCGATGTACGCCGCCTCGCCCATGCCCTCCTGGAGGTCAAGGACAAGGTCCGTTTCTGCGCGGTGTGCGGCAATGTCGCGCAGGAGGAGCGGTGCGGGATCTGCCGTGATCCCCGCCGCGACCCGGCGGTCATCTGCGTCGTCGAAGAGCCCAAGGATGTCGTCGCGGTCGAGCGGACGCGGGAGTTCCGCGGCCGCTACCACGTGCTCGGCGGGGCCATCAGCCCGATCGAGGGCGTCGGCCCCGACGACCTGCGGATCCGTGAGCTGCTCGCGCGGCTCGCGGACGGTGCCGTCACCGAGCTGATCCTGGCCACCGATCCCAACCTGGAGGGCGAGGCCACGGCCACCTACCTCGCCCGGATGATCAAACCCATGGGTCTGCGGGTGACACGCCTGGCCAGTGGACTCCCCGTCGGGGGAGATCTTGAGTACGCCGACGAGGTCACGCTGGGCCGTGCCTTCGAGGGGAGACGATTGCTCGATGTCTGA
- a CDS encoding SigE family RNA polymerase sigma factor, translating into MAEVLDITVVPVRGAAVRPIRRPRTLGGMPVIAPMPTARTARIPSPREGTEDAMTAGTTVDHLTETYRAHYRSLLGLAALLLDDTASCEDVVQEAFIRVHSARNRVRDPQKTLAYLRQTVVNLSRSALRRRILGLKLLSKPMPDMASAEEGAYDQLERDALIKAMRGLQRRQREVLVLRYFADMTEAQCAETLGISLGSVKAYGSRGIAALRVAMEASA; encoded by the coding sequence GTGGCAGAGGTTCTCGACATCACAGTGGTCCCGGTTCGCGGCGCGGCGGTACGCCCGATCCGGCGGCCCCGCACGCTCGGCGGCATGCCGGTGATCGCCCCCATGCCGACGGCACGTACCGCCCGCATACCGTCTCCGCGCGAGGGCACTGAAGACGCCATGACCGCGGGCACCACAGTCGATCACCTGACCGAGACCTATCGGGCCCACTACCGCTCGCTGCTGGGCCTCGCGGCACTTCTCCTCGACGACACGGCCTCCTGCGAGGACGTGGTGCAGGAGGCGTTCATACGCGTGCACTCCGCGCGCAACCGTGTGCGCGACCCCCAGAAGACGCTGGCGTACCTGCGCCAGACCGTCGTCAACCTCTCCCGCTCCGCGCTGCGCCGCCGCATCCTCGGGCTGAAGCTGCTGTCGAAGCCCATGCCGGACATGGCGAGCGCGGAGGAGGGGGCGTACGACCAGCTGGAGCGTGACGCGCTGATCAAGGCGATGCGCGGACTCCAGCGGCGCCAGCGCGAGGTGCTGGTCCTGCGGTACTTCGCGGACATGACCGAGGCCCAGTGTGCCGAGACGCTCGGCATATCCCTGGGCTCGGTGAAGGCGTACGGCTCACGCGGCATAGCGGCGCTGCGCGTCGCCATGGAGGCTTCGGCATGA
- a CDS encoding SURF1 family protein: MYRFLLTPRWWGIHLFVVLAIPFCVFMGSWQLGRFEDRVETHQAAEEKPDPGEQAAVPVDELLPVDKETSGRPATATGRYAEQFVVPEREIDGRRGAYVLTLLRTDGGKALPVVRGWLPAGTRAPAAPSGEVTVTGALQASENAGTDGVHAGGGLPGGQLGMISAASLVNLVPYDVYDAWVTLAETDAGLRPVPAVAPQGSGLDLKAFQNLGYTGEWFVFAGFVLFMWFRLMRREAEAARDLALGILPKDADADTDTDGGDADDDGRGSDGDLARPPRGPGRGRAAEDR; this comes from the coding sequence GTGTACCGGTTTCTGCTGACGCCCCGCTGGTGGGGGATCCACCTCTTCGTCGTGCTGGCCATCCCCTTCTGCGTGTTCATGGGGTCCTGGCAGCTCGGGCGGTTCGAAGACCGTGTCGAGACCCACCAGGCCGCCGAGGAGAAGCCCGACCCCGGCGAGCAGGCCGCCGTACCGGTCGACGAACTGCTGCCCGTCGACAAAGAGACATCCGGGCGGCCCGCCACCGCCACCGGACGTTACGCCGAGCAGTTCGTCGTGCCCGAGCGGGAGATCGACGGCAGGCGCGGCGCGTACGTGCTGACCCTGCTGCGCACGGACGGCGGCAAGGCACTTCCCGTCGTCCGTGGCTGGCTGCCCGCCGGGACCCGGGCTCCCGCCGCCCCCTCGGGCGAGGTCACCGTCACCGGCGCGCTCCAGGCGTCCGAGAACGCGGGCACCGACGGCGTGCACGCGGGCGGCGGGCTGCCCGGGGGGCAGCTCGGGATGATCAGCGCCGCGTCCCTCGTCAATCTCGTGCCGTACGACGTGTACGACGCCTGGGTCACCCTCGCCGAGACCGATGCCGGTCTGCGCCCCGTCCCGGCGGTCGCGCCGCAGGGCAGTGGCCTCGACCTCAAGGCATTCCAGAACCTCGGCTACACCGGCGAGTGGTTCGTCTTCGCCGGCTTCGTGCTCTTCATGTGGTTCCGGCTCATGCGCCGCGAGGCGGAAGCAGCCCGCGATCTGGCCCTGGGGATCCTTCCCAAGGACGCGGACGCCGACACGGACACGGACGGCGGGGACGCGGACGACGACGGCCGCGGCAGTGACGGGGACCTGGCGCGGCCCCCGCGGGGTCCGGGTCGGGGCCGCGCGGCTGAGGACCGCTGA
- a CDS encoding SLATT domain-containing protein, with the protein MSQPEMQPEGPARKEGGGATEQSHDEDDLTGRPFPLGDWGEPAERLDELYRWVEAGALHTADWYLADRARKRRAARALRTGTAAGVIVGAALPLVDLAGAVDGAAGWGYLSLLLGGACLACDRYFGFTSGWMRDVAAAQAVQRRLQALQFDWASESVREMLGPAEGTAGEAAERCLNVLRRFSEDISELVRSETADWMVEFRAGPAPMVMQSAGGPGSARPDGGASAGRYTLPPGTRPNMPRQRPPEPR; encoded by the coding sequence GTGAGCCAGCCGGAGATGCAGCCCGAGGGGCCCGCCCGGAAGGAGGGCGGGGGTGCCACCGAGCAGTCGCACGACGAGGACGATCTGACCGGCAGGCCCTTTCCGCTCGGGGACTGGGGCGAGCCCGCGGAGCGTCTCGACGAGCTCTACCGGTGGGTGGAGGCGGGCGCGCTGCACACGGCCGACTGGTACCTCGCCGACCGTGCCCGCAAGCGCCGCGCCGCGCGGGCCCTGCGCACCGGTACGGCCGCCGGCGTGATCGTCGGGGCCGCGCTGCCGCTCGTCGACCTGGCGGGAGCGGTGGACGGCGCGGCGGGGTGGGGATACCTGTCGCTGCTGCTGGGAGGCGCGTGCCTGGCCTGCGACCGGTACTTCGGATTCACGTCGGGGTGGATGCGGGACGTGGCCGCGGCGCAGGCGGTGCAGCGGCGGTTGCAGGCGCTCCAGTTCGACTGGGCGTCGGAGAGCGTACGGGAGATGCTCGGCCCCGCCGAGGGGACGGCCGGTGAGGCGGCCGAGCGCTGCCTGAACGTGCTGCGGCGCTTCTCGGAGGACATCTCGGAGCTGGTGCGGTCGGAGACGGCTGACTGGATGGTGGAGTTCCGGGCGGGCCCGGCGCCGATGGTGATGCAGTCGGCGGGCGGGCCGGGCTCCGCCCGGCCGGACGGCGGAGCGTCGGCCGGGCGGTACACGCTCCCTCCGGGCACCCGGCCGAACATGCCGCGCCAGCGGCCCCCGGAGCCGCGCTGA
- a CDS encoding YbaB/EbfC family nucleoid-associated protein yields MIPGGGQPNMQQLLQQAQKMQQDLARAQEELAATEVDGQAGGGLVRATVNGSGELRGLVIDPKAVDPEDTETLADLIVAAVQAANENAQQLQQEKLGPLAQGLGGMPGLPF; encoded by the coding sequence GTGATTCCCGGTGGTGGCCAGCCCAACATGCAGCAGCTGCTTCAGCAGGCCCAGAAGATGCAGCAGGATCTCGCCAGGGCCCAGGAGGAGCTCGCCGCGACGGAGGTCGACGGACAGGCCGGCGGTGGCCTGGTCCGGGCGACCGTCAACGGCTCCGGAGAGCTCCGTGGCCTGGTGATCGACCCCAAGGCGGTCGACCCGGAGGACACCGAGACCCTCGCGGACCTGATCGTCGCCGCCGTCCAGGCCGCGAACGAGAACGCGCAGCAGCTCCAGCAGGAGAAGCTCGGCCCGCTGGCCCAGGGGCTGGGAGGCATGCCGGGGCTGCCCTTCTAA
- a CDS encoding DUF5063 domain-containing protein yields MSDANAKLLHAVAQDPDDFAVQIADQIESFIVAVTEVAKGDEPDSAVPFLLLEVSQLLLAGGRLGAHEDIVPDERYEPDLGPEPDPDDLRQRFAVMLDPIDVYSEVFDPYEPRKAPVACRISDDLADVITDLRHGLAHYRAGRTTEALWWWQFSYFSNWGSTASACLRALQSLVAHVRLDQPLQELDGLDTDEDLGEEDLELEAGKVMAEELAGPLGLRTAT; encoded by the coding sequence ATGTCTGACGCCAACGCAAAGCTGCTGCACGCGGTCGCGCAGGATCCGGACGATTTCGCCGTCCAGATCGCCGACCAGATCGAGAGCTTCATCGTCGCGGTCACGGAAGTGGCCAAGGGCGACGAGCCGGACAGCGCTGTCCCGTTCCTGCTGCTGGAGGTGTCCCAGCTTCTCCTCGCGGGAGGCCGGCTGGGGGCGCACGAGGACATCGTTCCCGACGAGCGGTACGAGCCGGACCTCGGCCCGGAGCCCGACCCGGACGACCTGCGGCAGCGTTTCGCCGTCATGCTCGACCCGATCGACGTCTACTCCGAGGTCTTCGACCCGTACGAGCCGCGCAAGGCGCCCGTCGCCTGCCGCATCTCCGACGACCTGGCCGACGTCATCACCGACCTGCGCCACGGCCTGGCCCACTACCGGGCGGGCCGCACCACCGAAGCCCTCTGGTGGTGGCAGTTCTCGTACTTCTCCAACTGGGGCTCCACCGCCTCCGCCTGCCTGCGCGCCCTCCAGTCCCTGGTGGCGCACGTCCGTCTCGACCAGCCGCTCCAGGAGCTGGACGGCCTGGACACGGACGAGGACCTGGGCGAGGAGGACCTGGAGCTGGAGGCGGGCAAGGTCATGGCCGAGGAACTGGCGGGCCCGCTGGGCCTGCGCACGGCCACCTGA
- a CDS encoding aspartate-semialdehyde dehydrogenase, with product MTDKPTLAVVGATGAVGAVMLQILSQHADVWGEIRLLASPRSAGRKLVVRGVETEVLALSEEALEGVDVAMFDVPDQVAAQWAPVAAAKGAVVVDNSAAFRMDPDVPLVVPEVNPHAVRVRPRSIVSSPNCTTLSMIVAVGALHAEFGLAGLVVSSYQAVSGEGRAGVDALRDQLSLVAGTELGTNPGDVRRAVGDDTGPFAAPIALNVVPWAGTLMDDGWSSEELKVRAESRKILDRPGLPVSVTCVRVPVLTTHSLAVHARFENEVSVERAHEILATAPGVVLFDNPAAGEFPTPADVVGTDPTWVGRVRRSLDDPTALELFVCGDNLRKGSALNTAQIAELVAAEIRTA from the coding sequence GTGACGGACAAGCCGACGCTCGCGGTCGTCGGAGCGACCGGAGCCGTCGGCGCCGTCATGCTCCAGATCCTCTCCCAGCACGCCGATGTCTGGGGCGAGATCCGTCTCCTCGCCTCCCCGCGCTCGGCTGGCCGCAAGCTGGTCGTGCGCGGGGTGGAGACCGAGGTCCTGGCGCTGTCGGAAGAGGCCCTGGAGGGCGTCGACGTCGCGATGTTCGACGTACCCGACCAGGTGGCCGCGCAGTGGGCGCCGGTCGCCGCCGCCAAGGGCGCGGTGGTGGTGGACAACTCCGCCGCCTTCCGGATGGACCCGGACGTTCCGCTGGTCGTCCCCGAGGTCAATCCGCATGCCGTACGGGTCCGGCCGCGTTCCATCGTGTCGAGCCCGAACTGCACCACCCTCTCGATGATCGTCGCGGTGGGCGCCCTGCACGCCGAGTTCGGCCTGGCCGGGCTCGTCGTCTCCTCGTACCAGGCGGTGAGCGGTGAGGGCCGGGCCGGCGTCGACGCGCTGCGCGACCAGCTCTCGCTCGTCGCCGGTACGGAGCTGGGCACGAACCCGGGCGACGTACGGCGGGCGGTGGGCGACGACACCGGGCCCTTCGCCGCGCCGATCGCGCTGAACGTGGTGCCGTGGGCCGGGACGCTCATGGACGACGGCTGGTCGTCTGAGGAGCTCAAGGTCCGCGCCGAGTCGCGCAAGATCCTGGACCGGCCCGGGCTGCCGGTGTCGGTCACCTGTGTACGGGTGCCGGTGCTCACGACGCACTCGCTGGCCGTGCACGCGCGCTTCGAGAACGAGGTGTCGGTCGAGCGGGCGCACGAGATCCTCGCGACCGCCCCGGGTGTGGTGCTCTTCGACAATCCGGCCGCGGGGGAGTTCCCGACGCCGGCGGATGTCGTGGGCACCGATCCGACGTGGGTGGGGCGGGTGCGACGGTCGCTGGACGACCCCACCGCGCTCGAACTCTTCGTGTGCGGCGACAATCTCCGCAAGGGTTCCGCGCTGAACACGGCGCAGATCGCCGAGCTGGTGGCCGCCGAAATAAGGACGGCGTGA
- a CDS encoding dolichyl-phosphate beta-glucosyltransferase — MTADLTVVVPAYNEERRLGPTLDAICAHLNANPGRWGGWELIVVDDGSTDGTADAVRAAAAREPRILLVEADEAGNRGKGHALRRGVIASRGARVLVTDADLATPIEELDRLDKELSQDDEGLAAAIGSRAHPESSIDVHQRRLREWLGRMGNRLIRAVAVPGIRDTQCGFKLFDGDKARAAFADARLDGWGIDVEILQFFRRAGWQVAEVPVRWAHQEGSKVRPADYGKVLYELVRLKARRVRRADLAVGALFLLASVLLYKGLWADLDHRYLADSGHDQNQWEWFFAVTADNVTGLRNPLFTTAQNYPDGVNLMANTVMLGLSVPLVPVTLAFGPTTTWALVLTAGLAATAVAWYWLIVRRVARGRWAAAAGAALCAFAPPMISHANAHPNFAVLFMIPVIIDRALRLCEGKRVVRDGVLLGLFATYQIFLGEEPLLLAAMGMLLFALFYALAHREAARAAWRPLLKGLGVAAAVCVPLVAFPLYWQFFGPQSYHSVLHGDKAGNSPLAFLEFSGRALLGDEARADPLAMNRTEQNAFYGWPLTGLAFAVALALWRLPLVKALTCTTLAAALLSLGPKFRIPYTEVILPGPWRALAHQPLFESVIESRVAMICAPALGILVALAADRLRTAPDRLSRTLGLTAVALALLPIVPTPMPVRERPPVPAFITEGTWKSYVAEGESVVPVPLPDPGNAEALHWQSATAPDFAVPGGYFNGPWGPDRIGIYGASPRHTSNLLRDIRYGAATPVIGANWRAQARADLDFWRAGVVVLAPQDNARALRDAVTRLLGEPGKPVGGAWIWDVGSGRRDN, encoded by the coding sequence GTGACAGCCGACCTGACGGTCGTCGTCCCCGCCTACAACGAGGAACGGCGCCTGGGCCCCACCCTGGACGCGATCTGCGCCCACCTGAACGCGAACCCCGGCCGCTGGGGCGGCTGGGAACTGATCGTCGTCGACGACGGCTCCACGGACGGCACGGCCGACGCGGTACGGGCGGCCGCCGCCCGCGAGCCGCGCATCCTGCTCGTGGAGGCCGACGAGGCGGGCAACCGCGGCAAGGGCCACGCCCTGCGGCGCGGCGTCATCGCCTCGCGCGGCGCCCGGGTGCTCGTCACGGACGCGGACCTGGCCACCCCCATCGAGGAACTCGACCGCCTCGACAAGGAACTCTCCCAGGACGACGAGGGCCTCGCCGCCGCCATAGGCTCGCGCGCCCACCCCGAGTCGTCCATCGACGTACACCAGCGGCGCCTGCGCGAGTGGCTCGGGCGGATGGGCAACCGGCTCATACGGGCCGTCGCCGTGCCCGGCATACGGGACACCCAGTGCGGCTTCAAGCTCTTCGACGGCGACAAGGCACGGGCCGCCTTCGCCGACGCCCGCCTCGACGGGTGGGGGATAGACGTGGAGATCCTCCAGTTCTTCCGGCGGGCGGGCTGGCAGGTGGCCGAGGTGCCGGTGCGGTGGGCCCACCAGGAGGGCTCCAAGGTCAGGCCGGCCGACTACGGCAAGGTGCTCTACGAGCTCGTACGGCTGAAGGCGCGGCGCGTGCGGCGCGCCGACCTCGCCGTCGGCGCCCTTTTCCTGCTGGCCTCCGTACTGCTCTACAAGGGGCTGTGGGCCGACCTCGACCACCGGTATCTGGCCGACTCCGGACACGACCAGAACCAGTGGGAGTGGTTCTTCGCCGTCACCGCCGACAACGTCACCGGGCTGCGCAACCCGCTCTTCACCACCGCGCAGAACTACCCGGACGGCGTGAACCTCATGGCCAACACGGTCATGCTCGGCCTGTCCGTGCCCCTCGTCCCCGTGACGCTCGCCTTCGGCCCGACCACGACCTGGGCGCTCGTCCTGACGGCCGGCCTGGCCGCGACCGCCGTCGCCTGGTACTGGCTGATCGTCAGGCGGGTCGCGCGCGGCCGCTGGGCGGCCGCCGCCGGCGCGGCGCTGTGCGCCTTCGCGCCGCCGATGATCTCGCACGCCAACGCGCATCCGAACTTCGCCGTTCTCTTCATGATCCCGGTGATCATCGACCGGGCGCTGCGGCTCTGCGAGGGGAAGCGAGTCGTACGGGACGGGGTCCTGCTGGGGCTGTTCGCGACGTACCAGATCTTCCTCGGCGAGGAGCCGCTCCTCCTCGCCGCCATGGGCATGCTGCTCTTCGCGCTCTTCTACGCCCTCGCCCACCGCGAGGCGGCCCGTGCGGCGTGGCGCCCGCTACTCAAGGGGCTCGGGGTGGCGGCCGCCGTGTGCGTACCGCTGGTCGCCTTCCCGCTGTACTGGCAGTTCTTCGGCCCGCAGAGCTACCACAGCGTCCTGCACGGCGACAAAGCCGGCAACAGCCCGCTCGCCTTCCTGGAGTTCTCCGGGCGCGCCCTGCTCGGCGACGAGGCACGGGCCGATCCGCTCGCGATGAACCGCACCGAGCAGAACGCCTTCTACGGCTGGCCGCTGACGGGACTCGCCTTCGCCGTCGCGCTGGCCCTGTGGCGGCTGCCGCTGGTCAAGGCGCTCACCTGCACCACCCTGGCGGCGGCGCTGCTCTCCCTCGGGCCCAAGTTCCGTATCCCGTACACCGAGGTGATCCTGCCGGGCCCCTGGCGGGCGCTCGCCCACCAGCCGCTCTTCGAGTCGGTGATCGAGTCGCGGGTGGCGATGATCTGCGCCCCGGCGCTCGGCATCCTGGTGGCGCTCGCGGCCGACCGCCTGCGCACCGCTCCCGACCGCCTGTCGCGCACCCTCGGGCTCACCGCCGTCGCCCTCGCCCTGCTGCCGATCGTGCCGACGCCCATGCCGGTGCGGGAGCGGCCCCCGGTCCCGGCCTTCATCACCGAGGGGACGTGGAAGTCGTACGTCGCCGAGGGCGAATCGGTGGTCCCCGTCCCGCTCCCGGACCCCGGGAACGCGGAGGCGCTGCACTGGCAGTCCGCCACGGCGCCCGATTTCGCCGTACCCGGCGGGTACTTCAACGGCCCGTGGGGCCCGGACCGCATCGGCATCTACGGCGCCTCCCCGCGCCACACCTCGAACCTGCTGCGCGACATCCGGTACGGGGCCGCGACCCCCGTGATCGGCGCCAACTGGCGGGCGCAGGCCCGCGCCGACCTGGACTTCTGGCGGGCGGGCGTGGTCGTCCTGGCGCCGCAGGACAACGCCCGGGCGCTGCGCGACGCGGTCACGCGGCTGCTCGGCGAGCCGGGGAAACCGGTGGGCGGGGCCTGGATCTGGGACGTGGGCAGCGGTCGGCGGGACAACTGA